From the Rhodoferax sp. WC2427 genome, one window contains:
- a CDS encoding SDR family NAD(P)-dependent oxidoreductase — translation MDRFHQRVALVTGAGSGIGAAIATRLAQEGAVVVVADRDFPAALAISAGLDARGFVAFAVELDVTSDEQIRRVVEEVSARHGHLDVLVNNAGIHCGGSFEDTSLANWRQLMAVNVEGTMRLSLAGLPLLKASRRPTAIVNLSSISGLGGDFGQAAYATSKGAVSHLTRSMALDLAKFGIRVNAVCPGSVRTPMFEAAVAKLDPNQVDEAFAKAYPMGRIAEPAEVASAVAFLASDDASFISGVNLPVDGGLTAHNGAPRFDG, via the coding sequence ATGGATCGGTTTCATCAGCGGGTTGCGCTCGTTACTGGCGCGGGCTCTGGCATTGGAGCGGCGATCGCAACCCGCCTTGCACAGGAAGGCGCGGTCGTGGTCGTTGCTGATCGCGATTTTCCTGCCGCGCTCGCCATCTCGGCTGGGCTGGATGCCAGAGGCTTCGTGGCTTTTGCGGTCGAATTAGACGTTACGAGCGACGAGCAGATTCGCCGTGTCGTTGAAGAAGTTAGTGCACGGCACGGACATCTCGACGTGCTTGTGAATAACGCGGGAATCCATTGCGGTGGCAGCTTCGAAGATACAAGCTTGGCCAATTGGCGGCAACTCATGGCTGTCAATGTGGAGGGCACGATGCGCCTTTCGCTCGCCGGATTGCCCTTGCTCAAGGCTAGTCGTCGGCCCACGGCGATTGTCAATCTCTCATCGATTTCGGGGTTGGGGGGGGATTTTGGCCAGGCAGCCTATGCCACGAGCAAGGGGGCCGTGAGCCATCTCACGCGCAGTATGGCCTTGGATCTCGCGAAGTTTGGTATCCGGGTGAATGCGGTGTGCCCCGGGTCGGTCAGAACGCCCATGTTTGAAGCGGCCGTTGCCAAGCTCGATCCGAATCAAGTCGACGAAGCTTTCGCTAAGGCCTATCCCATGGGGCGTATCGCAGAACCAGCGGAGGTTGCCTCAGCCGTGGCCTTCCTCGCATCGGATGACGCATCGTTTATCAGTGGGGTCAACCTACCGGTCGACGGCGGGTTGACAGCGCACAACGGTGCCCCGCGATTCGACGGCTGA
- a CDS encoding SDR family NAD(P)-dependent oxidoreductase, whose translation MDLGLNGQRALVTASTGGIGREIARTLAREGATVYVSGRTAQAVDAAINDIRTSVSGAHLEGIVSNNGDAHGCGETIALLPTVDILVNNLGIYEAVPFTETTDAQWLETFDVNVMSGVRLSRHYIQGMLKQGRGRIVFLASEAAIAPAPELPHYSASKAMELSVSRVLAELTKGTSVTVNAVVPGSTRTDGVRTFVQGLFPELPYEEAERRFVAENRSTSIIARLIDPVEVADLVAFVCSQRASAINGAALRVDGGIVRSIY comes from the coding sequence ATGGATCTCGGACTTAATGGCCAGCGCGCTCTGGTGACAGCGTCCACCGGCGGCATCGGGCGGGAGATCGCCCGAACACTGGCGCGTGAAGGCGCTACCGTCTACGTGAGTGGGCGGACTGCGCAAGCGGTAGATGCTGCTATCAATGACATACGTACGAGCGTATCCGGTGCCCACCTGGAAGGCATCGTGTCAAACAATGGCGATGCCCATGGCTGCGGCGAGACGATCGCCTTGCTACCCACTGTCGACATTCTCGTGAATAACCTCGGTATCTATGAAGCCGTTCCATTCACGGAGACGACCGATGCGCAGTGGCTGGAAACCTTCGACGTCAATGTAATGAGCGGTGTAAGGCTGAGCCGGCACTACATCCAGGGCATGTTGAAGCAGGGACGTGGCCGTATCGTTTTTCTGGCGAGTGAGGCCGCAATCGCACCGGCACCGGAATTGCCACACTACAGCGCATCAAAGGCTATGGAGCTTTCCGTCTCCCGTGTGCTGGCAGAACTGACCAAGGGGACTTCCGTTACGGTGAATGCCGTCGTACCGGGTTCGACTCGGACCGATGGGGTGCGTACGTTTGTTCAGGGTTTGTTTCCCGAGCTTCCGTATGAAGAGGCCGAGCGGCGTTTCGTTGCCGAAAACCGCAGCACGTCAATCATTGCTCGGCTCATTGATCCGGTCGAGGTGGCCGATCTGGTTGCGTTTGTCTGCAGTCAGAGAGCAAGTGCGATCAATGGTGCCGCATTGCGTGTGGACGGTGGAATCGTCCGATCCATCTACTAG
- a CDS encoding SDR family NAD(P)-dependent oxidoreductase, translating to MHKQPSYQQRPYVPLLDLLDLSGKTAVVTGGADGIGLAIARRYAEAGACVVVGDLQPGRIGTLADEGFDVRYLRTDVTREVDLEALIDTAIGAHGSVDVFVNNAGIYPLRPIDEIDEAFWDRMFSVNTKAMFFGARAAGRRMREQGRGGAIINLSSICAHKPMANHCAYDASKGAVIAMTRNLAIALAPHDIRVNSISPGLTATPGNLKPELFRQLEDSGVLNNIPLRRQAEPYEIANTALFLASPMASYMTGTDLLVDGGWFLHGI from the coding sequence ATGCATAAACAGCCTTCTTACCAACAGCGACCGTATGTTCCATTGTTGGACCTCCTTGATCTCAGCGGTAAGACTGCCGTAGTGACAGGCGGGGCCGATGGCATCGGGCTTGCCATCGCACGCCGGTATGCCGAGGCGGGTGCCTGTGTAGTAGTGGGAGATCTCCAGCCCGGACGTATTGGAACCCTCGCAGACGAAGGCTTTGACGTGCGCTATCTGCGCACCGATGTGACCCGTGAGGTTGACCTCGAAGCCCTGATCGATACGGCCATTGGCGCGCATGGATCTGTTGATGTCTTTGTGAACAACGCCGGCATTTATCCGTTGCGGCCTATAGATGAAATCGATGAGGCTTTCTGGGATCGGATGTTTTCCGTCAACACCAAGGCCATGTTCTTTGGCGCGCGTGCTGCCGGGCGGCGGATGAGGGAGCAGGGGCGCGGTGGCGCGATCATCAACTTGTCGTCGATTTGCGCACATAAGCCTATGGCTAACCATTGTGCTTACGACGCCTCCAAAGGCGCAGTGATTGCGATGACGCGCAACCTTGCGATAGCGCTTGCACCCCACGATATCCGGGTGAATTCCATTTCTCCGGGCTTGACCGCTACACCGGGCAATCTCAAACCGGAGTTATTTCGGCAGTTGGAGGACAGCGGTGTGTTGAACAACATTCCCCTGCGCCGACAAGCTGAGCCCTACGAAATCGCCAACACGGCGCTCTTCCTGGCATCTCCCATGGCTAGCTATATGACCGGAACCGACCTGTTGGTCGACGGAGGCTGGTTTCTCCACGGCATCTAG
- a CDS encoding S-(hydroxymethyl)glutathione dehydrogenase/class III alcohol dehydrogenase has translation MKTKAAVAWKAGVPLTIETVDLEGPKFGEVLVEIKATGICHTDYYTLSGADPEGIFPAILGHEGAGIVVDVGPGVTTLQKGDHVIPLYTPECRQCKFCLSRKTNLCQLIRGTQGKGLMPDATSRFSLDGQPIFHYMGTSTFSNYTVAPEISLAKIRKDAPFDKVCYIGCGVTTGIGAVLFTAKVEAGANVVVFGLGGIGLNVIQGAKMVGADKIIGVDINPERQAMARQFGMTHFINPKEVPNVVDAIVQLTDGGADYSFECIGNTQVMRQALECTHKGWGRSIIIGVAEAGAEISTRPFQLVTGRKWEGSAFGGARGRTDVPKIVDWYMEGKISIDPLITHTMPLEDINKGFDLMKSGESIRGVVLF, from the coding sequence ATGAAAACCAAAGCCGCCGTCGCCTGGAAAGCAGGCGTCCCCCTGACCATCGAAACCGTGGACCTGGAAGGCCCCAAGTTCGGCGAAGTGCTGGTCGAGATCAAGGCCACCGGCATCTGCCACACCGACTACTACACCCTCAGCGGCGCCGACCCCGAAGGCATCTTCCCCGCCATCCTGGGCCATGAAGGCGCAGGCATCGTGGTCGACGTCGGCCCCGGTGTCACCACCCTCCAAAAGGGCGACCACGTCATCCCCCTGTACACCCCTGAATGCCGCCAGTGCAAGTTCTGCCTGAGCCGCAAGACCAACCTGTGCCAGCTCATCCGCGGCACCCAGGGCAAGGGCCTGATGCCCGACGCCACCAGCCGCTTCAGCCTGGATGGCCAACCCATCTTCCACTACATGGGCACCTCCACCTTCAGCAACTACACCGTGGCCCCCGAGATCAGCCTGGCCAAGATCCGCAAGGACGCCCCGTTTGACAAGGTCTGCTACATCGGCTGCGGCGTCACCACCGGCATCGGTGCCGTGCTGTTCACCGCCAAGGTCGAAGCCGGGGCCAACGTGGTCGTCTTCGGCCTGGGCGGCATCGGCCTGAACGTCATCCAGGGCGCCAAGATGGTGGGGGCCGACAAGATCATCGGCGTGGACATCAACCCCGAGCGCCAGGCCATGGCCCGCCAGTTCGGCATGACCCACTTCATCAACCCCAAAGAGGTCCCGAATGTGGTCGATGCCATCGTGCAATTGACCGACGGCGGCGCCGACTACAGCTTCGAGTGCATCGGCAACACCCAGGTGATGCGCCAGGCGCTGGAATGCACCCACAAGGGTTGGGGCCGCAGCATCATCATCGGCGTGGCCGAAGCCGGGGCAGAGATCAGCACCCGACCCTTCCAACTGGTGACCGGGCGCAAATGGGAAGGCTCGGCCTTTGGCGGCGCACGCGGGCGCACCGACGTGCCGAAGATCGTGGACTGGTACATGGAGGGCAAGATCAGCATCGACCCGCTGATCACCCACACCATGCCGTTGGAAGATATCAACAAGGGGTTTGATTTGATGAAAAGTGGTGAATCGATCCGGGGTGTGGTGCTGTTCTGA
- the fghA gene encoding S-formylglutathione hydrolase has product MGLPTTLSEHGCFGGVQGFFQHDSIEIGLPMKFSVYLPPQATEGRVPALLYLAGLTCNEETFTTKAGAQRLASELGLALIAPDTSPRGPELQALPGASDSWEFGIGAGFYIDATQPPWSTNWRMESYLVHELLPLLVRAFPVDGDRIGLLGHSMGGHGALTIGLKYPGRFKSLSAFAPICAPTQCPWGEKAFTQYLGSDRTSWRAHDATALMQLQSEPPYPQGILIDQGLADKFLADQLHPDLFEAACLAVNQPLTLRKHNGYDHGYYFVQSFIADHLKHHYLSLAETCTANTNSL; this is encoded by the coding sequence ATGGGATTGCCAACTACTCTTTCCGAGCACGGCTGTTTTGGTGGGGTGCAGGGCTTCTTTCAGCATGATTCGATCGAGATCGGTTTGCCGATGAAGTTCTCGGTCTACCTGCCGCCGCAGGCGACCGAAGGTCGCGTGCCTGCGCTACTCTATCTTGCTGGCCTAACCTGCAATGAAGAGACGTTCACCACTAAGGCTGGGGCGCAGCGCTTGGCGAGTGAGCTAGGTTTGGCATTGATTGCACCGGATACGAGCCCGCGTGGCCCAGAGCTGCAAGCATTGCCGGGAGCCAGCGATAGCTGGGAATTTGGCATCGGCGCGGGGTTTTACATCGACGCAACCCAACCACCCTGGTCCACGAACTGGCGAATGGAGAGCTACCTCGTTCATGAATTGCTGCCATTGTTGGTGCGAGCATTTCCAGTAGATGGCGACAGGATTGGACTTTTAGGGCATTCGATGGGCGGGCACGGGGCGTTGACCATAGGGCTCAAGTACCCCGGCCGGTTCAAGTCGTTGTCGGCGTTTGCGCCGATCTGCGCGCCGACGCAGTGCCCATGGGGTGAGAAAGCCTTCACCCAATACCTGGGCTCCGACCGCACATCGTGGCGGGCACATGACGCAACCGCCCTCATGCAGTTGCAATCTGAGCCGCCATATCCGCAAGGCATCCTGATCGACCAAGGACTGGCCGATAAATTCCTGGCAGACCAACTGCATCCTGATCTGTTTGAAGCGGCTTGTTTGGCCGTCAACCAGCCGCTCACACTGCGAAAGCACAACGGATATGACCACGGCTACTACTTCGTTCAAAGTTTTATCGCCGATCACCTGAAGCACCACTACCTCTCCCTGGCTGAAACGTGCACAGCCAATACCAATTCCCTTTAA